The Firmicutes bacterium HGW-Firmicutes-1 genome includes a window with the following:
- the fabD gene encoding [acyl-carrier-protein] S-malonyltransferase produces the protein MKESIVFMFSGQGSQYYQMGKNLFSNNQTFRKWMLELDNIAENIMGESVVKEIYHGKKGKVDVFNQIRFTHPALFIIQYALAQTLIEDGITPSYVVGTSLGEFVAAAVGNVISVKEALEGVIYHAKLTEENCSKGGMTAVINKSNLFFDTPIIRDHSELVGVNYDNHFVISGEVNKLKKIHEYLNINGIVYQELPVTYGFHSYLMDPIEEAYKDFISKIKYHQPSITFVSSQKGLVLKEIPKDYFWDITRKPINFPMAIEAIEKQGRSVYLDLGPSGTLANFAKQNINNHKEREIFVTFNLFGQEVMNYKKIIETLNNNDEINMEERKMVAYVFPGQGSQQKGMGGELFDEFPKLISKADEILGYSIKELCMEDNKNQLGQTEFTQPALYVVNGLSYLKKMKETGGTPDYVAGHSLGEYSALFAAGAFDFETGLKLVKKRGELMSKAMNGTMAAVIGLEEGRVKEILAENNFDSIDIANYNTPSQIVISGPKEYIEKAKSVFENAGARMYAILKVSGAFHSRYMEAAKEEFSKFLEGISFTEMSVPVISNVLARPYKQDSIKKYLADQITHSVKWTESIRYLMGKGDVVIEQVGPGTVLTGLVKNILKEAQPLIVDEEEENTQEAPLVLEEKVEQIQDAPLFVEEKEKQEVLEIQADKKAKVKEEKVKEAKVKEEKIKDVKQVKEVKQEKQEKQEKQEKQVKEVRQAKEAKEVKAKEEIAEASNDIHEKKSAVVEAAGKYKISASSLGDDQFKKENNLKYAYITGSMYKGISSKEMVVKMGKAGFMGFYGTGGLMKNEIEEAIKYIQGELSEGQSYGMNILYNPVEVNKENETIDLYLEYGVRNIEASAYMSVNSSLVRYRLKGLKRDKDGKVFSENKIIAKISRPEVAEAFLSPAPEKITNKLLEENKITSIEAELSKEIAMVDAICIEADSGGHTDQGVAYALMPAIIKLRDEMVSKFNYGRKINIGAAGGIGTPEAAAAAFILGADFIVTGSINQCSVEARTSDEVKDLLQQANVQDTEYAPAGDMFEIGARVQVLKKGLFFPARANKLYELYRQYNSLDEIDEKTKNQIQERYFKKSFEEIFKDAKEYYPQEEIEKAERNPKQKMAMIFKWYFGHSTRLALSGSPEQKVDYQIHCGPALGAFNQWVKGTEMEDWKNRNVDKIGEKIMEGTAELLTKRIIALTK, from the coding sequence ATGAAAGAATCAATTGTATTTATGTTTTCAGGTCAAGGTTCTCAATATTATCAAATGGGAAAAAACCTTTTTTCAAACAATCAAACTTTTAGGAAGTGGATGCTAGAGCTAGATAATATTGCTGAAAATATTATGGGAGAGTCAGTAGTAAAGGAAATTTATCATGGAAAAAAAGGGAAGGTGGATGTTTTTAATCAAATTAGATTTACACATCCAGCACTTTTTATAATCCAGTATGCATTAGCCCAAACACTTATAGAAGATGGTATAACGCCAAGTTATGTGGTTGGAACAAGCTTAGGAGAATTTGTTGCTGCAGCAGTCGGGAATGTAATTAGTGTAAAAGAAGCATTAGAAGGGGTAATTTATCATGCTAAGCTTACTGAAGAAAATTGTTCCAAAGGAGGGATGACGGCAGTTATTAACAAAAGTAACTTGTTTTTTGACACACCGATTATTAGAGATCACAGTGAACTTGTAGGAGTAAATTATGATAATCATTTTGTTATTTCTGGTGAGGTTAATAAGCTAAAAAAAATACATGAGTATTTAAATATAAATGGAATAGTCTACCAAGAGCTTCCTGTTACATATGGGTTTCACTCCTATTTGATGGATCCGATTGAAGAAGCGTATAAAGATTTTATTAGTAAAATTAAATACCATCAACCGTCCATTACTTTCGTTTCAAGTCAAAAAGGTTTGGTTTTGAAAGAAATTCCAAAGGATTATTTTTGGGACATTACTAGAAAACCTATAAACTTTCCAATGGCAATAGAAGCAATAGAAAAGCAAGGTAGGAGTGTATACCTCGATCTTGGCCCTTCAGGTACTTTAGCAAATTTCGCAAAGCAAAATATAAATAACCATAAAGAGAGAGAAATATTTGTTACGTTCAATCTCTTTGGACAAGAGGTTATGAACTATAAAAAAATAATTGAAACCTTAAATAATAATGATGAAATCAATATGGAGGAAAGAAAAATGGTAGCTTATGTATTCCCTGGACAAGGATCACAACAAAAAGGTATGGGAGGAGAACTTTTTGATGAGTTCCCTAAATTAATTTCTAAAGCAGATGAAATATTAGGATATTCAATAAAAGAACTATGTATGGAAGATAATAAGAATCAATTGGGTCAAACAGAGTTTACCCAACCAGCTTTATATGTAGTAAATGGACTAAGTTACTTGAAAAAAATGAAGGAAACTGGTGGAACACCTGATTATGTAGCTGGACATAGTTTGGGAGAATACAGTGCTCTATTTGCTGCGGGTGCATTTGACTTTGAAACAGGCTTAAAGCTAGTCAAAAAAAGAGGCGAGCTCATGAGTAAGGCCATGAATGGTACAATGGCAGCTGTCATTGGATTAGAAGAAGGTAGAGTTAAGGAAATACTTGCTGAAAATAATTTTGACAGCATAGACATTGCAAATTATAATACACCATCACAAATTGTAATATCAGGTCCAAAAGAATATATAGAAAAGGCAAAAAGTGTTTTTGAAAATGCAGGAGCTAGAATGTATGCAATTTTAAAGGTAAGCGGAGCCTTTCATTCAAGATATATGGAAGCTGCTAAGGAAGAGTTCTCCAAATTTTTAGAAGGTATTTCCTTCACTGAAATGAGCGTTCCAGTAATTTCTAATGTATTAGCAAGACCCTATAAACAAGATAGCATTAAGAAGTATTTGGCCGATCAGATTACGCATTCTGTAAAATGGACAGAAAGTATTAGATATTTGATGGGAAAAGGAGATGTTGTAATTGAGCAAGTAGGACCTGGAACGGTATTAACTGGTCTTGTGAAAAATATTTTAAAAGAAGCACAGCCATTAATAGTTGATGAAGAAGAGGAAAATACACAAGAAGCTCCTTTGGTTTTGGAAGAAAAAGTGGAACAAATACAAGACGCACCTTTATTTGTAGAAGAAAAAGAGAAACAAGAAGTTCTTGAAATCCAGGCAGATAAAAAAGCAAAAGTAAAAGAAGAAAAAGTAAAAGAAGCAAAAGTAAAAGAAGAAAAAATAAAAGATGTAAAACAAGTAAAAGAAGTAAAACAAGAAAAACAAGAAAAACAAGAAAAACAAGAAAAACAAGTAAAAGAAGTAAGACAAGCAAAAGAAGCAAAAGAAGTAAAAGCAAAAGAAGAAATAGCCGAAGCTTCAAATGATATTCATGAAAAAAAATCAGCGGTAGTGGAAGCAGCAGGAAAATATAAAATTAGTGCTAGTTCCCTTGGAGACGACCAGTTTAAAAAAGAAAACAATTTAAAGTATGCATACATAACAGGGTCAATGTATAAGGGGATCTCTTCAAAAGAGATGGTAGTTAAAATGGGGAAAGCCGGATTTATGGGATTTTATGGAACCGGAGGATTAATGAAGAATGAGATTGAAGAAGCAATTAAGTATATACAAGGAGAGTTAAGTGAGGGACAGTCTTATGGTATGAACATTTTATACAATCCTGTTGAAGTAAATAAGGAAAATGAGACGATAGATTTATATTTGGAATACGGAGTAAGAAATATAGAAGCTTCCGCATATATGAGTGTAAATAGCTCTCTTGTAAGGTATAGGTTAAAGGGACTAAAACGAGATAAAGATGGAAAGGTATTTTCCGAAAACAAAATTATAGCAAAGATTTCTAGGCCAGAGGTTGCTGAAGCCTTTTTAAGCCCAGCACCAGAAAAAATAACGAACAAACTTCTAGAAGAAAACAAAATTACTTCAATTGAAGCTGAGCTTTCAAAAGAAATTGCCATGGTTGATGCTATTTGTATTGAAGCAGATTCAGGTGGTCATACAGATCAAGGAGTTGCTTATGCATTGATGCCAGCAATCATAAAATTAAGGGATGAGATGGTTTCGAAGTTTAATTATGGAAGAAAAATAAACATTGGGGCAGCTGGAGGGATTGGGACTCCAGAAGCAGCAGCAGCTGCTTTTATTCTAGGTGCAGATTTCATTGTAACTGGATCAATAAATCAATGTAGCGTTGAAGCTAGAACAAGCGATGAGGTAAAAGATTTGTTACAGCAAGCAAATGTTCAGGATACAGAATATGCTCCAGCTGGTGATATGTTTGAAATTGGTGCAAGAGTGCAAGTACTTAAAAAGGGTTTATTCTTTCCAGCAAGGGCGAATAAGCTTTATGAGCTTTATCGTCAGTATAATTCCTTAGATGAAATAGATGAAAAAACTAAAAATCAAATACAAGAAAGATACTTTAAGAAAAGCTTTGAGGAAATATTTAAAGATGCAAAAGAATATTACCCACAGGAAGAAATTGAAAAAGCTGAACGAAATCCAAAGCAAAAAATGGCAATGATTTTCAAATGGTATTTTGGACATTCTACAAGACTTGCACTTAGTGGAAGCCCAGAGCAAAAAGTTGATTATCAAATTCATTGTGGACCAGCATTAGGGGCCTTTAACCAATGGGTAAAAGGGACTGAGATGGAGGATTGGAAAAACAGAAATGTTGATAAAATCGGTGAAAAAATTATGGAAGGCACAGCAGAGTTATTAACCAAGAGAATAATTGCATTAACAAAATAG